A genomic region of Exiguobacterium oxidotolerans JCM 12280 contains the following coding sequences:
- a CDS encoding alpha/beta hydrolase family protein, translating into METITNKASLSLIAIPSGGDEELFCRLYSPASTGPAPLIVLFHGFPGKQLNMDWAVRLQEIGYHVLVTSYRGSIGSPGAFRFRHVLEDATAIMEHVASPTFIEQHDVLSDQITIVGHSMGGFAGLHAFAAVPHIKHYIGISPFNFGLIGQLILDYPEHEDALRGVLSRGASFLTATDGDTLLEELKTNHASWNLLALKEELKDRSALLVTSERDETSVKALHHDLLQNAGYFEELVVDSDHNYIENREDAFVAWTKWLEQR; encoded by the coding sequence ATGGAAACGATCACGAACAAAGCTAGTCTTTCTTTAATTGCCATACCGAGCGGAGGGGACGAAGAGTTATTCTGTCGCCTGTATTCTCCGGCAAGTACAGGTCCTGCTCCGTTAATCGTCCTCTTCCACGGGTTTCCCGGGAAACAATTGAACATGGACTGGGCGGTCCGTCTCCAAGAAATCGGCTACCATGTCCTCGTGACCTCTTATCGCGGCAGCATCGGCAGCCCGGGTGCGTTCCGTTTTCGTCATGTCCTGGAAGATGCGACAGCAATCATGGAGCATGTCGCTTCTCCGACCTTTATAGAACAGCATGATGTGCTCAGCGACCAAATTACGATTGTCGGTCACAGCATGGGTGGATTTGCTGGTCTACACGCTTTTGCTGCTGTTCCGCACATCAAACATTACATCGGAATTTCTCCGTTCAACTTCGGTTTAATCGGTCAACTGATCCTCGACTATCCGGAACACGAGGACGCCTTACGCGGCGTTCTCAGTCGTGGTGCGTCTTTCCTCACAGCGACTGACGGCGATACGTTACTCGAGGAGTTAAAAACCAACCATGCAAGTTGGAACCTTCTTGCGCTCAAGGAAGAACTAAAGGACCGCTCGGCATTGCTCGTCACGTCTGAACGGGATGAAACATCCGTCAAAGCGCTCCACCACGACCTCCTTCAAAACGCCGGTTACTTCGAAGAACTCGTCGTCGACAGTGATCACAACTACATCGAAAATCGGGAAGACGCTTTTGTCGCATGGACGAAGTGGCTCGAGCAACGATAA
- a CDS encoding ferric reductase-like transmembrane domain-containing protein: MDWLKWMFSTWTMIRLSGLAGHFLMTLSVLAGLLGSFPNLRKQKARLHNIHLYSGWAGLLAIVLHATLIVVDTYAPLSILEILIPGNASYEPLWNAFGTISLYLFGFVLITSDFLKETLGKTLWKLTHWLVLPAWGLMTLHGLFIGTDTGTLFTTIWYAASTLTFIALILYRMRLRPKTKVQIKPESSTS; the protein is encoded by the coding sequence ATGGACTGGTTGAAATGGATGTTTTCGACCTGGACGATGATTCGTCTGAGTGGGCTAGCAGGTCACTTTTTGATGACGTTATCCGTATTAGCTGGATTATTAGGCTCGTTTCCGAATCTCCGAAAACAAAAAGCACGACTTCATAACATCCACCTCTATAGCGGATGGGCCGGACTGCTCGCGATTGTCCTCCACGCGACGTTGATTGTCGTGGATACGTATGCACCGCTATCGATCCTCGAGATTTTGATACCGGGTAACGCTTCTTACGAACCACTGTGGAATGCCTTTGGGACAATCAGTCTTTATCTCTTCGGTTTTGTCCTGATCACGTCGGACTTCCTAAAAGAGACGCTCGGAAAAACCTTATGGAAATTAACGCACTGGCTTGTCTTACCGGCTTGGGGATTGATGACGCTCCATGGTCTCTTCATCGGGACAGATACGGGAACGTTGTTTACGACAATCTGGTATGCGGCTTCGACACTGACATTCATCGCATTGATTCTTTACCGGATGCGTCTGCGTCCTAAAACAAAAGTTCAAATAAAACCGGAATCCTCGACGTCTTAA
- a CDS encoding FAD:protein FMN transferase, producing the protein MERQLYSMHNTIRFVTENQISEEEWQEIERFFSYVDREWSRFAEASEVNRLNRLRIGETLSISLPLARLLKRSIRYFEQTEHYFSPFLLEQQQANGYRDSFPFHYATESERVGPPEITPFILEGLEVTRVGGGAIDLGGIGKGAAAMMVAQRLRKECRRGLIEAGGDVVVWSDETPWKIGVTHPHTDEEIAEISLRQGAIATSNRIYRSWHVGERMNHHLLDGKTGRPIETPLIQVTASAPQLYEAEVMTKLAFQMTEQERQEKLFKWFPNGRLLLLDASGEILSEKKGECALWTG; encoded by the coding sequence ATGGAACGACAACTCTATTCGATGCATAATACGATTCGATTCGTGACGGAAAATCAGATTTCTGAAGAAGAATGGCAGGAGATTGAACGATTTTTCAGCTACGTTGATCGAGAGTGGTCACGATTTGCTGAAGCGAGTGAAGTGAATCGGTTGAATCGCCTTCGAATCGGTGAAACCTTATCGATTTCGTTACCACTCGCTCGGTTACTAAAGCGTTCGATTCGTTATTTTGAACAGACGGAGCATTATTTTTCTCCGTTTCTTCTTGAACAACAACAGGCGAACGGATACCGGGATTCCTTTCCGTTTCACTATGCGACTGAGTCGGAACGGGTTGGTCCCCCAGAGATTACACCATTTATTCTCGAAGGACTTGAAGTGACACGTGTCGGTGGAGGAGCAATTGACTTAGGTGGAATCGGGAAAGGCGCAGCAGCAATGATGGTGGCGCAACGCCTTCGGAAAGAATGTCGACGCGGATTGATTGAAGCGGGCGGTGATGTCGTCGTCTGGTCGGACGAAACACCATGGAAGATTGGCGTTACACATCCACATACAGACGAAGAAATCGCGGAAATCAGCCTTCGACAAGGGGCAATCGCAACCTCGAATCGAATTTATCGCTCCTGGCATGTCGGCGAACGGATGAATCATCACTTACTTGACGGTAAAACGGGGCGACCGATTGAGACACCGCTCATTCAAGTGACGGCTTCTGCTCCACAGCTGTATGAAGCAGAAGTAATGACGAAACTTGCTTTTCAGATGACAGAACAGGAACGGCAAGAGAAGTTATTCAAATGGTTTCCGAATGGACGATTATTGTTACTCGACGCGTCAGGTGAAATCCTATCCGAGAAGAAAGGGGAGTGTGCACTATGGACTGGTTGA
- a CDS encoding response regulator transcription factor: MRVLIAEDDQRLAKMLRLHLERAGYQVDVAHDGVDALNQCQTFRYDLLVLDWMMPHKSGIEVAAELRKNRFEGGILMLTARDTEIDLVHGLDSGADDYLVKPFQSNELLARLRALSRRQKKAFVDTVSFQGLELDVSSQMISYNQHPLELTRREFEFLSLLLRRPEQVMGRELIIEVVWGIGADVTDNALDALVRLVRKKLEAVGAAPLIKTVRGFGYRLGDPHA, from the coding sequence ATGCGTGTATTGATTGCAGAAGACGATCAGCGACTCGCGAAGATGCTTCGACTTCATCTCGAACGTGCCGGCTACCAAGTCGATGTCGCACACGATGGTGTCGATGCACTCAATCAATGTCAGACGTTTCGTTACGATTTGCTTGTTCTCGATTGGATGATGCCCCATAAGAGCGGTATCGAGGTCGCAGCTGAACTTAGAAAAAATCGTTTTGAAGGTGGTATTTTAATGTTGACGGCACGTGATACAGAAATCGACCTCGTCCATGGTCTCGATAGTGGTGCCGACGACTATCTCGTCAAACCGTTTCAATCGAATGAATTGCTTGCCCGTCTCCGAGCACTGAGTCGTCGACAAAAAAAGGCCTTCGTCGATACGGTATCTTTTCAAGGACTTGAACTCGATGTCTCATCGCAAATGATTTCCTATAATCAGCATCCACTCGAATTGACACGTCGTGAATTTGAATTTCTATCACTCTTATTACGCCGACCGGAACAAGTGATGGGCCGTGAACTGATCATCGAAGTCGTTTGGGGAATTGGTGCCGACGTTACCGACAACGCTCTCGATGCCTTGGTCCGTCTCGTCCGTAAAAAATTAGAAGCAGTTGGCGCTGCACCACTCATCAAGACCGTCCGCGGTTTTGGGTATCGTCTTGGTGACCCCCATGCTTGA
- a CDS encoding sensor histidine kinase yields the protein MLEMIRKRLTLLFSGTFLLLLILILVGVYFTTARLLDQTELTQLKNISNRDVFERIEHGEDGLTPNPIYFQVLDETGAEQYSSLPDDLTEGTVQRFVSSAQETEKVTVEDHHFLLYQRNTNEGSIVLLKETSATRDTLQRLIAVLSGIAVLSTLILMGLSYVLAGRAVQPVQQAFDRQRRFTSDASHELRTPLTILYSGIELLEAESLSREGQTILDDLKAETTSMQLLVADLLLLARGGQAVTLQSVDFSTLVSKTAERFAHTLSNRTLRIEIEPNLSIKGDANQLTRLLMVFLENASVYSDGAIEVRLFKAPGEVQLTIADEGIGIPKSDQAKIFERFYRGDHARHGTGTGLGLAIASSIADAHNASIEVDSSPNEGTRFTIHFPH from the coding sequence ATGCTTGAAATGATCCGAAAACGACTGACGCTTTTATTCAGTGGGACTTTTTTACTGTTGTTGATCCTCATACTCGTTGGTGTCTACTTTACGACGGCACGGTTACTCGACCAAACAGAGCTCACTCAATTAAAAAACATCTCGAACCGTGATGTCTTCGAACGAATCGAACATGGTGAAGACGGCTTGACGCCTAACCCGATTTATTTTCAAGTGCTGGACGAAACGGGTGCAGAACAGTATTCGAGCCTTCCGGATGATTTAACGGAAGGGACCGTTCAGCGTTTCGTATCCTCTGCTCAAGAAACTGAAAAAGTGACTGTCGAGGACCACCATTTTTTATTGTATCAACGCAATACGAACGAAGGCTCCATCGTGCTTTTAAAAGAAACGTCTGCTACACGCGATACACTTCAACGTTTAATTGCTGTCTTATCTGGAATCGCTGTCTTATCAACGTTGATTTTGATGGGACTCAGTTATGTTCTCGCTGGTCGAGCCGTCCAGCCCGTCCAACAAGCTTTCGACCGGCAACGTCGCTTCACGTCGGACGCCTCCCATGAACTGCGCACACCACTGACGATTTTATATAGTGGAATCGAATTGCTTGAAGCTGAATCGCTTAGTCGTGAGGGACAGACGATTCTCGACGATTTAAAAGCCGAGACGACTTCGATGCAATTACTCGTCGCGGACTTGCTGTTACTTGCCCGCGGGGGGCAAGCCGTGACCCTGCAATCTGTTGATTTCAGTACGCTCGTCTCAAAGACCGCTGAACGGTTCGCCCATACATTATCCAACCGGACACTGCGCATCGAGATTGAACCGAACCTCTCAATTAAAGGGGACGCTAACCAGTTGACGCGCTTATTAATGGTCTTTCTAGAGAATGCTTCTGTCTACAGTGATGGCGCGATCGAGGTCCGCTTGTTCAAAGCACCTGGCGAAGTTCAGCTAACAATCGCTGATGAGGGAATCGGTATCCCGAAAAGCGATCAGGCAAAAATCTTCGAACGCTTCTATCGCGGGGACCATGCTCGCCACGGAACAGGGACCGGTCTCGGTCTCGCAATCGCTAGCTCGATTGCTGATGCCCATAACGCGAGCATCGAGGTCGACTCCAGTCCAAATGAAGGAACACGGTTTACGATTCATTTCCCACATTAA
- a CDS encoding DUF2231 domain-containing protein, giving the protein MLFGVPLHPLLVHAPIGLLLFATLLLVFSLKWVQLKLFALITLFTGLLAGVAAYLSGDETKDYARSTFNATRAAIEDHEHFALYSLIAFGISFVLLIFNYRSNKKMLLIFSLIVAVIGSGLLAYAGHLGGQIVYK; this is encoded by the coding sequence ATGCTATTCGGTGTTCCGCTCCACCCCTTACTCGTCCATGCTCCAATCGGTCTGTTACTGTTCGCTACACTACTATTAGTCTTTAGTTTAAAATGGGTTCAATTGAAATTGTTTGCTCTGATCACCCTATTCACCGGTCTCCTCGCAGGGGTCGCTGCGTATCTATCCGGAGATGAGACAAAAGACTATGCCCGTTCGACGTTCAATGCGACACGGGCTGCGATTGAAGATCATGAACACTTTGCGCTTTACAGTCTGATTGCTTTCGGTATTTCCTTTGTATTGTTGATTTTCAATTATCGATCAAATAAAAAAATGCTTCTTATCTTCAGTCTAATCGTCGCAGTGATTGGTAGTGGATTACTTGCTTATGCCGGTCATCTCGGCGGACAGATCGTGTACAAATAA
- a CDS encoding DEAD/DEAH box helicase has protein sequence MSTFETLNIQELWIKKLQKQGIKQPTPIQEQAIPHLLAGRDLIGKAQTGTGKTLAFLLPILEQIDLESKTVQALIVAPTRELARQIADETHKLIRNMEDIRALAVYGGQDVFKQIQRLGRMPQIIIGTPGRILDHVGRGTLDLSALKTLVLDEADQMLQIGFLPEIEDIIAAAPVDRQFVMLSATMPPKVEQLAKTYLRDPIEIQVEAEKVTVDAIEQFVVETTDRRKQATLRTMLDEMRPYAAIIFCRTQRRVTKLNEELQMQGYPTDELHGGLTQGKREKAMAKFYQGKTPFLIATDVASRGLDVTGVTHVFNYDLPDDAESYVHRIGRTGRAGNDGVAISIVTPKDGRSFRDMERELGVEVTPIVVELSDEMIRAQHDQSKGTKKPTTEGRGNTRRSNNRRPGRTHRK, from the coding sequence ATGTCAACATTCGAAACATTAAACATTCAAGAACTGTGGATAAAAAAACTACAAAAGCAAGGCATCAAGCAACCGACGCCGATTCAAGAACAAGCTATTCCGCATTTGCTTGCGGGACGTGATTTAATAGGAAAAGCACAAACAGGTACAGGGAAGACACTTGCCTTCTTGTTACCGATTCTCGAGCAAATCGATTTAGAGAGCAAGACGGTTCAAGCATTGATCGTCGCACCGACACGTGAACTTGCGCGTCAGATTGCCGACGAAACACATAAGTTGATTCGGAATATGGAAGACATTCGGGCACTTGCTGTATATGGCGGACAAGATGTCTTTAAACAAATCCAACGTCTCGGACGGATGCCGCAAATCATCATCGGGACACCTGGACGAATTTTAGACCATGTCGGACGGGGAACACTTGATTTGAGCGCGCTGAAGACACTCGTCTTAGATGAAGCCGATCAAATGCTTCAAATCGGTTTCTTACCGGAAATTGAAGACATCATCGCGGCAGCACCGGTCGATCGTCAATTCGTCATGTTATCTGCGACGATGCCACCAAAAGTCGAGCAACTCGCGAAAACTTACCTTCGTGACCCGATTGAAATTCAAGTCGAAGCTGAAAAAGTAACGGTCGATGCGATTGAACAATTCGTCGTCGAAACGACGGATCGTCGTAAGCAAGCGACACTTCGGACGATGCTCGACGAAATGCGCCCGTATGCCGCAATCATTTTCTGTCGGACGCAACGTCGTGTAACGAAATTAAACGAAGAATTGCAAATGCAAGGGTACCCGACGGATGAGTTACACGGTGGATTGACGCAAGGAAAACGTGAAAAGGCGATGGCGAAGTTCTATCAAGGAAAAACGCCATTCTTGATTGCGACAGATGTTGCGTCACGCGGACTGGATGTCACAGGCGTCACACACGTCTTCAACTATGACTTGCCGGACGATGCAGAAAGCTATGTCCACCGGATCGGGCGGACGGGACGTGCCGGAAACGACGGCGTCGCGATTTCGATCGTCACACCGAAAGACGGTCGGAGTTTCCGTGACATGGAACGCGAACTTGGGGTCGAAGTTACACCAATCGTCGTTGAATTGTCAGATGAAATGATTCGGGCACAGCATGACCAAAGTAAAGGCACGAAAAAGCCGACAACGGAAGGCCGTGGCAATACACGCCGGTCGAATAATCGTCGCCCAGGACGGACACACCGGAAGTAA
- a CDS encoding DUF3817 domain-containing protein, with translation MLRTTLGQFRLIAIVEGISFLVLLLIAMPLKYMAGIPEAVSVVGAMHGVLFVMYALWLAVVKFKYRWSFVKAGIAFIASFIPFGTFVLDRKLKQEATNA, from the coding sequence ATGTTAAGAACTACGTTAGGTCAATTTCGGTTAATTGCGATTGTAGAGGGAATTTCATTTTTAGTATTGTTGCTGATTGCGATGCCGTTAAAATATATGGCAGGAATTCCTGAAGCAGTCTCGGTCGTTGGAGCCATGCACGGTGTATTGTTTGTCATGTATGCGTTATGGCTTGCCGTCGTTAAATTTAAGTACCGCTGGTCGTTTGTCAAAGCAGGGATTGCCTTCATCGCATCCTTCATTCCGTTTGGTACGTTTGTGCTCGATCGAAAGCTAAAACAGGAAGCAACAAACGCGTAA
- a CDS encoding ring-cleaving dioxygenase, whose product MELLGIHHVSILTGMAERNYQFYTQVLGMRLIKKTVNQDDTTSYHLFYGDAEGNPGTDLTFFDIPHLGTGVPGASSISSTSLRVKTTAALKFWAQRFEQKEIDHDSIIERAGRQTLAFRDQEGTRLILVAEDGEQGVPGGVPWKHDEIPAEHAIVGLGAVTLTVNDPEPTALVLTEVLGFKKISSYPSLVGEFADIEVYATGQGGIGAEVHLEARPDLDRERLGRGGVHHVAFRVPNSAEYDLWVERLNHYRLPNSGKVDRHYFQALYFREPNHILFELSTDTPGFATDESVETLGKTLALPPFLEPQREQIEARLRPLEI is encoded by the coding sequence ATGGAATTACTCGGTATTCATCATGTTTCCATTTTGACCGGGATGGCGGAACGGAACTATCAATTTTACACGCAAGTCCTTGGAATGCGCTTAATTAAGAAAACAGTGAATCAAGACGACACGACGTCGTATCATTTATTTTATGGGGACGCGGAAGGGAATCCTGGGACTGATCTAACGTTCTTCGACATTCCGCATCTTGGAACAGGTGTACCTGGTGCATCGAGTATTTCTTCAACATCACTTCGCGTTAAGACAACGGCAGCACTCAAGTTTTGGGCACAGCGATTTGAGCAAAAAGAGATTGATCATGATTCAATCATCGAACGGGCAGGGCGACAGACGCTTGCCTTTCGTGACCAAGAAGGGACACGTTTAATCCTCGTAGCGGAAGATGGCGAACAAGGCGTCCCGGGTGGCGTACCTTGGAAACACGACGAGATTCCAGCAGAACATGCAATCGTCGGCTTAGGTGCCGTGACATTGACCGTTAACGACCCGGAACCAACAGCGCTCGTTTTGACGGAAGTCCTCGGCTTTAAAAAAATCAGCAGTTATCCGTCGCTCGTAGGTGAGTTTGCAGATATTGAAGTGTATGCAACGGGTCAAGGAGGAATCGGAGCCGAAGTCCACCTCGAAGCGCGACCGGATCTCGACCGCGAACGTCTTGGTCGCGGCGGTGTCCACCATGTTGCGTTCCGCGTACCGAACAGTGCGGAGTACGATTTGTGGGTCGAGCGTTTAAACCACTACCGTCTTCCAAACTCCGGAAAAGTTGATCGGCATTACTTCCAAGCCTTGTATTTCCGGGAACCGAATCACATCCTGTTTGAGTTATCGACGGATACGCCAGGGTTCGCAACCGATGAATCGGTTGAAACACTCGGAAAGACGCTCGCTCTACCACCATTTTTAGAACCACAACGTGAGCAGATTGAAGCACGTCTCCGTCCACTCGAAATCTGA
- a CDS encoding cold-shock protein, with product MNTGKVKWFNAEKGFGFIEVEGGEDVFVHFSAITGEGFKSLDEGQEVEFEITEGARGAQAANVVKL from the coding sequence ATGAACACAGGTAAAGTAAAATGGTTTAACGCAGAAAAAGGTTTCGGTTTCATCGAAGTTGAAGGCGGAGAAGACGTATTCGTACATTTCTCAGCAATCACTGGTGAAGGTTTCAAATCACTTGACGAAGGTCAAGAAGTTGAATTCGAAATCACTGAAGGCGCACGTGGAGCACAAGCTGCTAACGTCGTAAAACTTTAA
- a CDS encoding immune inhibitor A domain-containing protein has protein sequence MGKKKQLSLAVLSGITAAAFAVSPVLPGGKVKSVDAAEKAAVGAPMDLNTVDQERLLKVLQDRGVVSKASSAAEKQKAVQKYLDKKSNGKPAAEHESEKAKEFDQKTKDFLTKQKDQLAKQLNKKHDNYKKGKKDGFVKVDKAKQAKYNGDTRTDKVLVLLVEYSDFKHNNVVQEDGYMYSNDFNQKHYQDLMFGNKEFELFNGDKVKTFKQYYEEQSGGSYTVDGKVSNWLTVPGTAKDYGSDNPKGGNDNLPGAKGPRGLVKDSLNAAVKSGINLAEYDQFDQYDMDGDGNLNEPDGLVDHLMIIHAGTGQEAGGGTLGDDAIWSHRWTLDGVYPVANTTAKADYWGGKMAAYDYTVQPEDGAVGVFAHEFGHDLGLPDEYDTQYTGQGEPVASWSIMSGGSWNGKVAGTEPTSFSPQNKEFFQNVMGGNWANIETIDFDSLSKAGTASYIDQSVTKSKNPGIIKVDLPKKPVKGIAPAFGKKYYYSTKGNDLHTSMTSPEFDLTAAKAAKFDYKAYFDVEFDYDFLTVTATAGGVEKVIDVIGDEDTDGDQRAESSKGAWVDKSYDLSEFAGKKVTLKFDYTGDAGLALDGFALDNAKLTVDGKVVFEDDAEGTPKFKLDGFIASDGFSYADNAYYLEWRNYAGSDKALEHARGVKYNTGLVVWYADSSFTDNWVGVHPGEGFLGVVDSHPEAIVGTLKGKPVVSGSTRYQVADAAFSYDKAPSWLIDSPTRGLYDYKGLSGVTKFDDSKSYINQLIPDAGKLLPNNGLKIQVIGEAKDNSAGAVWIHR, from the coding sequence GTGGGGAAAAAGAAACAGCTTAGCTTAGCCGTTTTATCTGGAATCACGGCAGCTGCATTCGCAGTTAGTCCGGTTTTACCTGGTGGGAAGGTAAAATCTGTTGATGCTGCTGAAAAAGCAGCAGTAGGAGCGCCGATGGACTTGAACACAGTCGATCAGGAACGTCTCTTAAAAGTATTGCAGGATCGTGGGGTCGTCTCAAAAGCATCATCTGCAGCTGAGAAACAAAAGGCTGTTCAAAAGTATTTGGATAAAAAGTCGAACGGTAAACCAGCAGCTGAACATGAGTCAGAAAAAGCGAAAGAATTCGATCAAAAAACAAAAGACTTTTTGACGAAACAAAAAGATCAACTCGCAAAACAGTTGAACAAGAAGCACGATAATTATAAAAAAGGTAAAAAAGATGGGTTTGTCAAAGTCGACAAAGCCAAACAAGCAAAATACAACGGTGATACACGGACAGATAAAGTCCTTGTTCTACTCGTTGAGTACAGTGACTTTAAGCATAACAATGTTGTGCAAGAAGATGGATACATGTATTCGAATGACTTCAACCAAAAGCATTATCAAGATTTAATGTTTGGTAATAAAGAGTTCGAACTCTTTAACGGAGACAAGGTCAAGACGTTTAAACAGTATTATGAAGAACAATCAGGCGGAAGCTACACGGTCGATGGTAAGGTCTCGAACTGGTTAACAGTTCCAGGTACAGCCAAAGACTACGGTTCGGATAATCCTAAAGGCGGGAATGATAACCTTCCAGGCGCTAAGGGCCCACGTGGTCTCGTCAAAGACTCGTTAAATGCTGCAGTAAAATCAGGCATCAACTTAGCAGAGTACGATCAATTCGATCAATACGATATGGATGGAGACGGCAACTTAAACGAGCCGGACGGTCTCGTCGATCACTTGATGATCATCCATGCAGGAACTGGACAGGAAGCTGGGGGCGGAACGCTCGGAGATGACGCGATTTGGTCACACCGCTGGACGCTTGATGGCGTTTATCCTGTAGCGAACACGACAGCAAAAGCTGATTATTGGGGCGGTAAAATGGCTGCCTATGATTACACGGTTCAACCTGAAGACGGCGCGGTCGGTGTTTTCGCACACGAATTCGGTCATGACTTAGGTCTTCCAGATGAGTACGATACACAGTACACAGGTCAAGGCGAGCCGGTCGCATCATGGTCAATCATGAGTGGCGGTAGCTGGAACGGGAAAGTTGCCGGAACAGAACCAACAAGTTTCTCACCACAAAATAAAGAATTCTTCCAAAACGTGATGGGTGGAAACTGGGCGAATATCGAGACAATCGATTTTGATTCGTTATCAAAAGCAGGAACTGCTTCTTATATCGATCAAAGTGTTACAAAATCGAAGAACCCAGGAATCATCAAAGTAGACTTACCGAAAAAACCGGTCAAAGGAATTGCACCGGCGTTCGGTAAAAAATACTACTACAGCACAAAAGGAAACGATCTTCATACGTCAATGACGTCACCAGAATTTGATTTGACAGCTGCTAAAGCTGCTAAATTTGATTACAAAGCGTACTTTGATGTCGAGTTCGATTATGACTTCTTGACAGTTACAGCGACAGCTGGTGGAGTAGAAAAAGTCATCGACGTCATCGGTGACGAAGATACAGATGGTGATCAACGTGCTGAGTCTTCAAAAGGCGCATGGGTCGATAAATCATACGACCTCAGCGAATTTGCAGGCAAAAAAGTAACGCTTAAATTTGATTACACAGGTGATGCTGGTCTTGCACTCGACGGTTTCGCACTTGATAACGCGAAATTGACAGTCGATGGTAAAGTCGTCTTCGAAGATGATGCAGAAGGTACACCGAAGTTTAAACTCGACGGTTTCATCGCGTCTGACGGATTCAGCTATGCAGACAATGCGTACTACCTCGAATGGCGTAACTACGCAGGCTCAGATAAAGCACTTGAGCATGCGCGTGGCGTGAAATACAACACAGGTCTCGTCGTTTGGTACGCAGATTCTAGCTTCACAGATAACTGGGTCGGTGTTCACCCGGGTGAAGGATTCCTCGGTGTCGTCGATTCACACCCTGAAGCAATCGTTGGTACGCTTAAAGGCAAGCCAGTCGTATCAGGTAGCACACGTTACCAAGTTGCGGATGCTGCATTCAGCTACGATAAAGCACCTTCTTGGTTGATCGATTCACCAACACGTGGTCTTTACGATTACAAAGGTCTCTCGGGTGTAACGAAATTCGATGATTCTAAATCGTATATCAACCAATTGATTCCGGATGCAGGGAAACTTCTTCCGAACAATGGTCTTAAAATTCAAGTCATCGGTGAAGCGAAAGATAACTCTGCTGGAGCTGTCTGGATCCACCGTTAA